Proteins from a single region of Thermococcus sp.:
- a CDS encoding inorganic phosphate transporter, translating into MLGLVAAAFFMAWAIGANDSAKAVGTAVGSGIIGFRRAVLVIAVFTTLGTLLGHSAVSSTVAMLARGMSAGNVVLVLFSAGLAVTLASLLGMPISTTQSIIGALVGASLALGLPVDWATVIKIVSAWILSPLVAGLFAIAVYRLYRPVLRRIKCLKNLELTQKWLVFLASAYSAFNLGTNELANVMGLSGGLPFANLFLSTALTIGALTFSYEVMMTVGRDISPLGPTSAFASQFGASLAVTVANLFGLPVSSGQAIVGAISGLGLYKGEHVNRKLLLDIARSWIRAPVIAGLLAFAFIKLFSGLGF; encoded by the coding sequence ATGCTGGGGCTCGTGGCAGCGGCTTTCTTCATGGCATGGGCGATAGGGGCCAATGACAGCGCCAAGGCCGTTGGGACGGCGGTAGGCTCGGGTATAATCGGTTTCAGGAGGGCCGTATTAGTCATAGCCGTCTTCACAACTCTGGGGACCCTTTTGGGGCATTCGGCCGTCTCCTCAACCGTCGCAATGCTGGCCCGGGGTATGTCCGCGGGGAACGTCGTTCTCGTTCTCTTCAGCGCTGGATTAGCCGTTACGCTGGCGAGCCTACTCGGAATGCCCATCTCAACCACCCAGTCCATAATAGGGGCCCTAGTCGGGGCCTCCCTTGCCCTCGGCCTCCCCGTTGACTGGGCGACGGTTATCAAGATAGTCTCAGCTTGGATTCTCTCGCCTCTCGTGGCAGGGCTCTTCGCGATAGCCGTTTACCGCCTCTACCGGCCCGTTCTCAGGAGGATAAAGTGCCTCAAGAACCTCGAACTCACCCAGAAGTGGCTCGTCTTTCTGGCCTCTGCCTACTCGGCATTCAACCTCGGGACGAACGAGCTGGCCAACGTAATGGGGCTTTCAGGCGGTCTTCCCTTTGCAAACCTCTTCCTCTCCACGGCACTGACGATAGGGGCTCTAACCTTCAGCTACGAGGTGATGATGACGGTGGGGAGGGACATCTCTCCCCTCGGGCCGACCTCGGCCTTCGCCAGTCAGTTCGGGGCGTCCCTGGCTGTTACCGTCGCAAACCTCTTCGGTCTTCCTGTTAGTTCAGGTCAGGCAATAGTTGGGGCGATAAGCGGGCTGGGCCTCTACAAGGGCGAGCACGTCAACAGAAAGCTGCTCCTAGACATAGCGAGGAGCTGGATTAGGGCCCCGGTCATAGCGGGTCTCTTGGCCTTTGCTTTCATAAAGCTCTTCTCCGGCTTAGGCTTTTAA
- a CDS encoding glycosyltransferase family 2 protein, whose translation MNLLHLGLALILLWDGYFFFNYIISLFRNYQTKEWTPKVSVLIPAYNEEKNILKAIESALSQDYPDFEVLLIDDGSEDNTFRVANSIKDPRLRVYRVKHKGKAKALNFGLSKARGEVIVTTDADSVLEKNAVRELVRRFYSGEVVAVGGQVRVLGGSFLERAQDVEHLRIAMFRRAKELDDLSVAPGPVSAFRKEGLEGSGGFVDDVVEDYATTKALKGLGKVVYAPRARAWTSMPRKLSSLWRQRRRWFLGDLRNLGGGFTKEWAFLILGDLVALLDVIVPPLLAISGLWELFLLWWGVEVVTMLLPTAIEGGKISDALLFPLYLWFWALFYLSLHLYGYAALLGEKVFK comes from the coding sequence ATGAACCTCCTTCATCTCGGGCTCGCTCTCATCCTCCTCTGGGATGGCTACTTTTTCTTCAATTACATAATTAGCCTTTTCCGGAATTATCAAACTAAGGAATGGACTCCCAAAGTTTCCGTGCTGATCCCCGCGTACAACGAGGAAAAGAACATCCTGAAGGCGATAGAATCGGCCTTATCACAGGACTACCCTGACTTTGAAGTGCTCCTAATCGACGATGGGAGTGAAGACAATACCTTCAGGGTTGCGAACTCGATAAAAGATCCAAGACTGAGAGTTTATAGGGTAAAGCACAAAGGAAAGGCTAAAGCCCTCAACTTCGGTCTCTCAAAGGCGAGGGGCGAGGTAATAGTCACCACCGACGCTGACAGCGTCCTTGAAAAAAACGCCGTTAGAGAACTCGTGAGGCGCTTCTACTCCGGCGAAGTCGTCGCCGTCGGCGGTCAGGTTCGCGTTTTGGGGGGTTCCTTCCTCGAAAGGGCCCAGGACGTTGAGCACCTCAGGATAGCTATGTTCAGAAGAGCTAAAGAGCTGGACGACCTGAGCGTTGCCCCCGGGCCGGTTTCGGCCTTTAGGAAGGAGGGACTTGAGGGAAGTGGGGGTTTTGTCGATGATGTTGTCGAGGACTACGCGACCACAAAAGCCCTGAAGGGGCTTGGAAAGGTCGTCTATGCTCCGAGAGCTAGGGCGTGGACTTCCATGCCCCGAAAGCTCTCATCCCTATGGAGGCAGAGAAGGCGCTGGTTTCTCGGCGACCTGAGGAACCTCGGCGGTGGCTTTACAAAGGAATGGGCCTTTCTTATACTCGGCGATCTGGTGGCTCTCCTAGATGTTATCGTTCCGCCATTGTTGGCCATTTCAGGTCTCTGGGAGCTTTTCCTCCTCTGGTGGGGCGTTGAAGTTGTGACGATGCTTCTCCCGACGGCCATCGAGGGCGGAAAGATCTCCGATGCCCTTCTTTTTCCGCTTTACCTCTGGTTCTGGGCCCTCTTTTACTTATCACTTCACCTCTATGGCTACGCGGCTCTACTCGGGGAAAAGGTTTTTAAATAA
- a CDS encoding DEAD/DEAH box helicase yields MGEERIRWAEREYTDEEIFSILSEPVREWFRRKFGTFTPPQRYAVLEIHKGENVLISSPTGSGKTLSAFLSAINELILLGKEGKLEDKIYVLYVSPLRALNNDIKRNLEGPLAEIKEVAKELGYELPEIRVGIRTSDTSSYEKSKMVRKPPHILITTPESLAIALNAPKFRERLKTVKYLIIDEVHALAENKRGSHLALSVERLQEMADNDFVRIGLSATIHPLEEIAKFIFGFDDEGNPRPGLIVDVSFAKQTEIKVESVVEDLIYTPANVLSDALYSRLAELIRNHRTTLIFTNTRSGAERVAFNLKKRYPEFEGLIEAHHSSLSREVRLDVEEKLKRGELKAVVCVSGDSKILTEGGPVEIRELDASGITGVDSLRTKFVKFKEPHRVPYNREGLRIKTRLGFEVVATREHRFLTVRDGELKWVQAGELREGDYVAVVRRLPSPEREVSIFEVLPDSAYLHLKKGFLQELKLSIRAKFGSIRAYARHRGWGASYLTKQLNGVYPFRWSRLKALLRDAGLEIGGEDVERITSDKDRYTLPPTFTPGMARLLGFWMADGSWKSGTLTLFSTDRRMLEKYGVLSKVEFGVEGIIRKQNESTWALEIPFVLLPRIFKTLTGNTGRKSKRGVFPSIVYVLPKEHKREFLAGYFDGDGYLEVKDGRIYSAGFSTFNRDFAEGIRDVLLQLGIVSSIRARDYDEVQRFRGREIAKKGISYTVAVIGGEYLGRFFEKIRPWRSDLSNWEELYSEGYSNLDVIPGIGKRLRKLRKRLGISSYRLQKMGLYNPIKVELGTREISRRNLLKLLEVYEKEAKDKGMREAIRDIQELRKLAEGDVFFDRIASLEPAYIDYAYGVINSETGNYVVNGFVSKNSSTSLELGIDIGTIDLVVLIGSPKSVNRALQRIGRAGHRLHEVSKGVIIALDRDDLVEVTVLAHNARNRRLDRVKIPKNPLDVLVQHLLGMALNKVWEVEEAYRVVRRAYPYRDLPFEDFMSVLRYLAGEYAGLEDRKVYAKIWLEDGRFGRRGKMTRAIYYMNVGTIPDEAKIRVYTMDKKMIGTVEEEFAERLMPGDIFVLAGRTYEFVKSRGNKIYVVPREGAKPTIPAWFSEMLPLSFDLALDIQRFRREVKGLMNRKDAVRRLMRKYGIDERAARAIIAYFREQARYSTVPDDETVLVEEVEKEETWEYFFHTLIGRRANDALSRAFAYAISRWKGCNVGVAINDNGFLLRVPKEARLSEDEIKELFMIEDLREVLKRALDNTELLKRRFRHVANRGLLILRRYVGRSKRLGRQQVMAVSLLKVLKENYPDFPLLREVYREIMEDKMDVENAELFLSWVREGKVKVVVERHAIPSPFAFNLEAIGASDVVLMEDRREMIKRLHRKIMAMIGEA; encoded by the coding sequence ATGGGAGAAGAGAGGATAAGATGGGCCGAGAGGGAGTACACCGACGAGGAGATATTCTCCATCCTCAGCGAGCCGGTTAGGGAGTGGTTTAGACGAAAGTTCGGAACCTTCACCCCTCCCCAGCGCTACGCCGTTCTGGAGATACACAAAGGCGAGAACGTGCTGATTTCTTCCCCCACAGGTTCAGGAAAAACTTTGTCCGCTTTCCTCTCAGCGATAAACGAGCTGATTTTGCTCGGAAAGGAGGGGAAGCTTGAGGACAAAATCTACGTTCTCTACGTCTCTCCCCTTAGAGCGCTCAACAACGACATAAAGCGCAACCTCGAAGGGCCTTTAGCAGAGATTAAGGAAGTCGCTAAAGAGCTCGGCTACGAGTTGCCCGAAATCCGCGTCGGCATAAGGACGAGCGACACCTCAAGCTACGAGAAGAGCAAGATGGTGAGGAAGCCGCCGCACATACTCATAACCACTCCCGAGAGCCTGGCGATAGCTTTAAACGCCCCCAAGTTCCGCGAGAGGCTGAAGACGGTGAAGTACCTCATAATAGACGAGGTTCACGCTTTAGCTGAGAACAAGCGCGGTTCACACCTCGCGTTAAGCGTTGAAAGACTCCAGGAGATGGCCGATAATGACTTCGTGAGGATAGGCCTGAGCGCGACGATACACCCCCTTGAGGAGATAGCCAAGTTCATCTTCGGCTTTGACGACGAAGGAAACCCGAGGCCCGGCCTTATAGTCGATGTGAGCTTTGCCAAGCAGACCGAGATAAAGGTCGAGAGCGTCGTTGAAGATTTGATTTACACCCCGGCGAACGTTCTGAGCGACGCCCTCTACTCCCGCTTGGCTGAGCTCATAAGGAATCACAGAACGACGCTCATCTTCACCAACACGAGGAGTGGTGCCGAGAGAGTCGCTTTCAACCTGAAGAAGCGCTATCCGGAGTTTGAGGGGTTGATAGAGGCCCACCACTCCAGCCTTTCCAGAGAGGTTCGCCTCGATGTCGAGGAGAAGCTGAAGCGTGGGGAGCTTAAGGCCGTAGTTTGCGTCTCCGGAGACTCGAAGATTCTAACCGAGGGAGGCCCCGTTGAGATTAGGGAGTTAGACGCCTCGGGAATTACCGGGGTAGACTCCCTCAGGACGAAGTTCGTGAAATTCAAGGAGCCACATAGAGTCCCCTACAACCGCGAAGGCCTCAGGATTAAAACCCGGCTTGGCTTTGAGGTAGTGGCAACTAGGGAGCACAGGTTCCTCACCGTGAGAGATGGAGAGCTCAAGTGGGTTCAGGCTGGAGAGCTTAGAGAAGGGGACTACGTCGCTGTAGTTAGGAGGCTTCCAAGTCCGGAGAGGGAAGTTTCGATTTTTGAAGTCCTTCCCGATTCAGCTTACCTCCACCTCAAGAAGGGCTTTCTTCAGGAGCTTAAACTCTCGATACGGGCAAAGTTTGGCTCGATTAGGGCCTATGCGCGCCACAGAGGGTGGGGTGCCTCTTACCTCACCAAGCAACTCAACGGCGTTTATCCCTTCAGATGGAGCAGGTTGAAAGCCCTTCTAAGGGATGCGGGGCTTGAGATAGGTGGAGAAGACGTTGAGAGAATAACCTCCGACAAGGATCGTTACACCCTACCTCCCACATTCACCCCCGGGATGGCCAGACTGCTGGGCTTCTGGATGGCCGATGGCTCGTGGAAAAGCGGGACTCTGACCCTGTTCTCGACTGACAGGAGAATGCTCGAAAAGTACGGGGTGCTGAGTAAAGTAGAATTCGGCGTCGAGGGGATTATAAGGAAGCAGAACGAAAGCACGTGGGCGCTTGAGATTCCCTTTGTCCTGCTTCCAAGGATTTTCAAGACCCTAACGGGGAACACGGGGAGGAAGTCAAAGAGGGGAGTTTTTCCCTCAATAGTTTATGTCCTTCCCAAGGAGCACAAGAGGGAGTTCTTGGCAGGTTACTTCGACGGAGACGGCTACCTTGAGGTCAAGGATGGGCGGATCTATTCGGCGGGCTTTTCGACGTTCAACAGGGACTTCGCAGAGGGGATTAGAGACGTGCTCCTTCAGCTCGGAATAGTATCTTCCATCAGAGCTAGGGATTACGATGAGGTTCAGCGTTTCAGGGGCAGAGAAATTGCGAAGAAAGGAATCTCTTATACAGTGGCCGTCATAGGAGGGGAGTACCTCGGACGGTTCTTCGAGAAGATACGACCCTGGAGGAGCGATCTCTCCAACTGGGAGGAACTCTACTCTGAAGGGTACTCAAACCTCGACGTTATTCCTGGAATCGGGAAGCGCTTGAGAAAACTCCGGAAGAGGCTTGGGATAAGCTCCTACCGCCTTCAGAAGATGGGACTCTACAACCCAATAAAAGTTGAGCTCGGGACGCGAGAAATCAGCAGGAGAAACCTCCTAAAGCTCCTTGAGGTGTACGAAAAAGAGGCAAAAGATAAAGGAATGCGTGAGGCCATAAGGGATATTCAGGAACTGAGAAAACTCGCCGAGGGTGACGTATTCTTTGATAGGATAGCATCACTCGAACCCGCTTACATTGATTACGCCTACGGAGTAATAAACTCCGAGACAGGAAACTATGTCGTGAACGGCTTCGTCTCAAAAAACAGCTCTACCAGCTTGGAGTTAGGGATTGACATCGGTACAATAGATCTGGTTGTTCTCATCGGTTCGCCAAAGAGCGTTAATCGAGCCTTGCAGAGGATTGGGAGGGCGGGCCACAGGCTCCACGAGGTCAGCAAGGGTGTGATAATAGCCCTCGACAGAGACGACCTCGTCGAGGTTACCGTTTTAGCGCACAACGCCCGGAACAGGAGGCTCGACAGGGTCAAGATACCGAAGAACCCGCTCGACGTTCTCGTTCAACACCTCCTCGGCATGGCGCTCAACAAAGTTTGGGAGGTTGAAGAGGCCTACCGCGTCGTCAGGAGAGCCTATCCCTACCGCGATTTACCCTTTGAGGACTTCATGAGCGTCCTCCGCTATTTGGCTGGAGAATACGCGGGTTTGGAAGACAGGAAGGTCTACGCCAAGATATGGCTCGAAGACGGTCGCTTCGGAAGGCGTGGCAAGATGACTAGGGCGATATACTACATGAACGTCGGAACGATTCCCGACGAAGCGAAAATCCGCGTTTATACAATGGACAAGAAGATGATCGGAACCGTTGAGGAGGAGTTCGCCGAACGGTTAATGCCCGGCGACATATTCGTCTTGGCCGGGAGAACCTACGAGTTCGTTAAGAGCAGGGGAAACAAAATATACGTCGTTCCCCGCGAAGGGGCGAAGCCGACCATTCCAGCGTGGTTCTCTGAGATGCTCCCGCTCAGCTTTGACCTTGCCCTCGACATACAGAGGTTTAGGAGAGAGGTTAAGGGCCTCATGAACAGAAAGGACGCAGTTAGGAGGCTGATGCGGAAGTATGGAATAGATGAGAGGGCGGCGAGGGCCATCATCGCCTACTTCCGTGAGCAGGCGAGGTATTCAACCGTTCCCGACGATGAGACCGTTCTGGTTGAGGAGGTCGAGAAGGAAGAAACCTGGGAGTACTTCTTCCACACCCTTATTGGAAGGCGCGCCAACGACGCCCTGAGCAGGGCCTTCGCCTACGCGATAAGCAGGTGGAAGGGCTGTAACGTTGGCGTAGCCATAAACGACAACGGCTTCCTCCTCAGGGTTCCGAAGGAAGCAAGGCTCTCGGAGGATGAGATAAAGGAGCTGTTCATGATTGAAGACCTCCGCGAGGTTCTCAAGAGGGCTTTAGACAACACCGAGCTCTTGAAGAGGCGCTTCAGGCACGTGGCCAACCGTGGACTGCTCATACTGAGGAGGTATGTCGGGAGGAGCAAGAGGCTTGGAAGACAGCAGGTTATGGCGGTTTCCTTACTTAAAGTCCTGAAGGAAAACTATCCAGACTTTCCCCTGCTGAGGGAGGTCTACCGCGAGATAATGGAGGACAAAATGGACGTTGAGAACGCGGAGCTCTTCCTGAGCTGGGTTAGAGAAGGGAAAGTTAAGGTGGTCGTTGAGAGGCATGCAATCCCGAGCCCCTTCGCCTTCAACCTTGAGGCTATAGGGGCGAGTGACGTGGTTCTCATGGAGGACAGGAGGGAGATGATAAAGCGCCTCCACAGGAAGATAATGGCGATGATAGGCGAGGCCTAA
- a CDS encoding molybdopterin-binding protein, with the protein MFAEILTVGDELLTGHTVDSNSAFIGKKLTERGYWVRRKTTVGDDVGEIEGAVREILARKPEVLVISGGLGPTHDDVTMLAVARALDRELVLCRECLEKIKAFYERLYREGYIDDPELNEGRRKMAYLPEGAEPLENSEGAAPGAYIEAGGTKVFVLPGMPREMKAMLEREVLPRLGERKFVQKKFLAEITDESKLAPILTEAVERFKVRIHSSPKGFGKFIGVIIFAESEEVAEKVREFIEGRGVKLEEMKI; encoded by the coding sequence ATGTTCGCCGAGATACTGACGGTGGGCGATGAGCTCTTAACCGGCCACACCGTCGACAGCAACTCCGCCTTCATAGGAAAGAAGCTGACCGAGAGGGGCTACTGGGTGAGGAGGAAAACTACCGTCGGCGACGACGTTGGGGAGATAGAGGGCGCAGTGAGGGAAATACTCGCGAGAAAACCTGAGGTTCTCGTCATAAGCGGCGGTCTCGGCCCGACCCACGACGATGTAACAATGCTCGCCGTTGCAAGGGCCCTTGACCGGGAGCTCGTTCTCTGCAGGGAATGCCTTGAGAAAATCAAGGCCTTCTACGAGCGCCTTTACAGGGAGGGCTACATAGACGACCCGGAGTTGAACGAGGGGAGAAGGAAGATGGCCTACCTCCCCGAGGGAGCCGAACCGCTTGAGAACAGCGAAGGCGCGGCCCCGGGGGCTTACATCGAGGCCGGCGGAACCAAGGTCTTCGTCCTCCCCGGAATGCCGAGGGAGATGAAGGCGATGCTTGAGAGGGAAGTCCTTCCGAGGCTTGGAGAGCGGAAGTTCGTCCAGAAAAAGTTTCTGGCGGAGATAACCGATGAGAGCAAGCTCGCGCCCATTCTCACCGAAGCCGTGGAGAGATTTAAGGTGAGGATACACTCCTCGCCCAAGGGCTTCGGAAAGTTCATCGGAGTTATAATCTTCGCCGAGAGCGAGGAAGTTGCCGAGAAGGTCAGGGAATTCATAGAGGGCAGGGGCGTGAAGCTTGAGGAGATGAAGATTTAG
- the dapA gene encoding 4-hydroxy-tetrahydrodipicolinate synthase has protein sequence MPMLEGVFVPHVTPFDGKEEIDEPALRELVNYVINAGLNGLVSLGSNGEFPYLSFGEKLKVVETVLNEANGRVPVVAGATENSTKETIRLGKALLDLGADALLIGPPYYFKPSSEELFAHYSILAERLDGEILLYNVPKFTGINIPIDVIERLANEHSNIIGIKDSGGSMGRITELVRRLGDRFTVLAGTADVMYPSWMLGAPGAVVAVANVAPELCAELWGAFREGNHRKARELQLRVNLINEVVVKRYNQISAIKSAMAMRGLKAGKPRLPSLPLDEKALGDIERALREAGLSETPGSDEVKS, from the coding sequence ATGCCTATGCTGGAAGGAGTCTTCGTCCCTCACGTCACACCCTTCGACGGGAAAGAGGAGATAGATGAGCCAGCTCTCAGAGAACTCGTGAATTACGTTATCAACGCAGGTCTAAACGGCCTCGTTTCCCTCGGGAGCAACGGTGAGTTCCCTTACCTGAGCTTTGGGGAGAAGCTTAAGGTGGTTGAGACTGTTTTGAACGAGGCAAACGGCAGGGTTCCCGTTGTTGCGGGGGCAACTGAAAACTCAACGAAGGAGACAATCAGGCTCGGCAAAGCGCTCCTCGACCTTGGAGCCGATGCCCTCCTCATCGGCCCGCCCTACTACTTCAAGCCTTCCAGCGAAGAGCTCTTCGCCCACTACTCGATCCTAGCGGAGAGGCTCGACGGCGAGATACTCCTCTACAACGTCCCCAAGTTCACGGGGATAAACATCCCCATCGACGTCATCGAGCGTCTCGCTAACGAGCATTCCAACATAATCGGTATAAAAGACTCGGGCGGGAGCATGGGAAGGATTACCGAGCTCGTGAGGCGTCTTGGGGACAGGTTTACCGTTCTAGCTGGAACCGCCGACGTAATGTATCCTTCGTGGATGTTAGGAGCCCCCGGGGCGGTGGTTGCCGTTGCCAACGTCGCCCCTGAGCTCTGCGCCGAACTCTGGGGGGCCTTCAGGGAAGGAAACCACAGAAAAGCCAGAGAACTTCAGCTCCGCGTCAACCTGATAAACGAGGTAGTCGTGAAGAGGTACAACCAGATAAGTGCGATAAAGTCCGCGATGGCTATGAGAGGGCTGAAAGCCGGAAAACCCAGACTTCCATCTCTGCCCCTCGATGAGAAGGCGCTCGGGGATATAGAAAGAGCCCTCAGGGAGGCGGGGCTCTCTGAGACTCCCGGTTCAGATGAAGTGAAAAGCTAA